A single genomic interval of Daucus carota subsp. sativus chromosome 1, DH1 v3.0, whole genome shotgun sequence harbors:
- the LOC108227651 gene encoding alpha-crystallin domain-containing protein 22.3 encodes MAFNNGSYNSSHASGNHAERQLDPQQPIIAIMPLKSVPFDSTPRPHMNIPASIINHPAMVFLPSHSNEEDLERVLGATSHGVAVTGSAALGKVGHPIGSIDISESNDTYLFRVALPGVARDSNTFSWYVEPNGKIFIKGITTTGEKKVLKHGMVFEMLTQNLCPPGEFSISFQLPGLIDSEGVNAVFGTDGIFEGVVKKMRPQTIY; translated from the exons ATGGCTTTCAACAATGg ATCTTATAACTCATCTCATGCAAGTGGAAATCATGCTGAGAGACAACTGGATCCTCAACAACCAATCATTGCCATAATGCCGCTTAAAAGTGTCCCCTTCGACAGCACACCACGACCGCATATGAACATTCCTGCATCTATTATCAATCACCCAGCTATGGTGTTTTTGCCTTCCCATTCAAATGAGGAAGATTTGGAAAGAGTTCTAGGGGCCACCAGTCATGGGGTTGCTGTTACAGGTAGTGCTGCACTAGGAAAGGTGGGACATCCCATCGGATCAATTGATATCTCGGAATCTAATGATACTTACCTTTTCCGTGTCGCTCTCCCAGGTGTCGCGAGAGATAGCA ATACATTTAGTTGGTATGTCGAGCCGAATGGAAAGATATTTATCAAGGGTATAACAACCACTGGTGAGAAGAAAGTTCTTAAGCATGGCATGGTATTCGAAATGCTCACACAAAATCTTTGTCCACCAGGAGAATTTTCCATCTCATTTCAGTTGCCAGGGCTAATTGATTCTGAAGGTGTCAATGCTGTTTTTGGAACTGATGGCATCTTCGAAGGAGTGGTGAAGAAGATGCGGCCACAAACTATTTACTAG
- the LOC108227698 gene encoding zinc finger CCCH domain-containing protein 3 — protein MPLGKYYCDYCDKEFQDTAYARKRHLQSIQHQRAKSLWYQNYPSALPFPSPPLCNRFLSTGSCPYGDSCKYLHPKQNLQSANTSVSNFTGNFQSLDTNQQAAGASSQGNILRDGLGVSLGNLPPSLKPPPEGGYPSLPFVDWG, from the exons ATGCCACTGGGGAAGTACTACTGTGACTATTGCGACAAGGAGTTCCAGGACACTGCTTATGCCAGAAAGAGACATCTCCAGAGCATTCAGCATCAGAGAGCCAAATCTCTCTGGTACCAGAATTACCCTTCTGCCCTTCCTTTTCCTTCTCCCCCACTCTGCAATCGCTTCCTCTCTACA GGATCATGTCCATATGGAGATTCTTGTAAATATCTTCATCCTAAGCAGAATCTGCAAAGTGCTAATACTTCAG TATCGAACTTCACGGGCAATTTTCAGTCACTTGATACGAATCAACAAGCTGCGGGAGCCTCTTCCCAAG GCAACATTCTGAGAGATGGTCTGGGAGTTTCACTAGGAAATTTACCTCCCTCACTAAAACCTCCTCCAGAGGGAGGGTATCCATCACTTCCTTTTGTGGATTGGGGATAG